The Sebastes umbrosus isolate fSebUmb1 chromosome 10, fSebUmb1.pri, whole genome shotgun sequence nucleotide sequence TCGGTGAATGCAAAGTTCTCCTGAAGAACAGAAAGGTGATGACATGTGACACACATACTCCTCCATCAGGGTCTTTATGAGTTTAATAACCAGCCAATCAGTCTGCTCTCTGATCACAATAAGAGAGCCTAAATCCCACCCCTTCAGGTGGACCACcacgggaccttatttcagaaaaaaatatgtacggcagtcaacggagagagataaatatttttttgatcctgtttggattgtgccatgaatcacacatatgatgtttgtcaatttaaaagatcagactgtgaaaattcGTTATTAGGAAtacgacacacccaaaagttggATAAGTaacatctatctctctctctgaaactaTGATTCCTGTGTGTTTCCCACTGGGATGAACTCCCACCAGCAACCGGTCTGatccttctttcttttcccggctgataaaaagaccaggagtcgctggataaaacacatctggTTAGATAACTTTTCATCTGTGTGTGGAACGTAtacattagctagctagctagtgttggtgacgtatgttgtgcgagacgagagatgtagttcactgagcggtttcacacaaaactaaataataCTATGACAAACTGAGAATTTCTGGACttgcaaaatcatttttttaaattgacaaacatcacatgtgtgattcataatatttatctctctcctttgactaccgttcatatttttttcagaaataaggCCCTGTGGTGGTCCACCAGAAGAGGCGGGACTCAGGGTCTCTATGAGACATTCACTGCTTACCCCTGATCTTTTGGCTCCAATCCAAGCAGCTTTGGGTTCAGAACGAGCGGTGTTATAACTTGTCAAACAAAGCATGTGCACCACCTGTTGAAGGCTGTGTATGGATATCAGATCACCGTCGGAGCTGCGGCACTCGTCCTGAAatcaacagaaatgtgttggcAGAAAAGTGTTAGCAGCACTTTatcataacatactgtataataaatGAGGAtggatttgatgtttttttttcacctgtgcATCCTGGAAAGTTTTTGCAGTCTTGACGTATTTGACACAGCGATTCTCATCAAAGCGGGTCCATCCGTCACCACATGACATGTGTGGAACTTCCTGACACACGTCCCAAATGGAAGGACCTGTGGGAACACAAGTGCTCTAATAAACAAAGTTTCTCGGGTTTTAGTTCAATAATGTGTCGGTGATGATGGTTTTGGTACTTACAGTCAATGTCGGCAGTCACGGTGTTCAGGGCGCCCACCAACAGCAGGACAGCGGTTACCACAGTTAGACGCATGGCTCAGGCCTCAATGACTCGTACTGCTACACAGATAGAATAAGACCTGGACAGGTGACAGTTGAGGATGCATGTATGAAGGTGGTCAAGATAACATAATCACTCCATCATACGGTACTGGGAACATGAAGCTACGGCCAGCAGCTGGTTAACAGCTGGTCTGGCTCCGTTCAAAGGTGAAGAAAGTTCTGCTTACAAGTTAATTCAAATGTGAACCACCTGTGAAATGAGGTGAAAATACAGGACAGATTTCTACATCAGCTCCAGCGTCCTTCTGTAATTCACTTATCTACCCCAAAAGACATCGGATTGTTACCCCGATCTGATatcctgaaacacacagagagagagaaaaggaagctCACCACAGATGTGTTCTGGTTTCTTGCTGCTCCTCCGTCTGATTGTCTGGTGGCTCTTGCTCTCACTTTTAAACCCGCCACTCATGCCCCATGGACATGTCAATGTTCTGCCAACGTCACCaaatgaatttattattatttaattatgattACTTATACAGAACAAACACAGGAAGGAAGTATTGCCCTGCAACTGAGAGACAGAATCTTGTTTAAGatgtgtgagagaaaaaaatcagcCAACTTCAGCTGAGTCAGCGTCCTGTTTTATCCCCCAGTCACTGATGTCAAACTGTCACTTTAACTGTGTTTGCAGCAACAAACTTTGTAGcaactcataatgtaataatggtTTTGTGCATAATAcgttattacattatataataaATTCAGCTCATGTAATAATTTAAGAAAAGAGCACTCTCCTTGTCCTC carries:
- the LOC119495729 gene encoding galactose-specific lectin nattectin-like, whose amino-acid sequence is MRLTVVTAVLLLVGALNTVTADIDCPSIWDVCQEVPHMSCGDGWTRFDENRCVKYVKTAKTFQDAQDECRSSDGDLISIHSLQQVVHMLCLTSYNTARSEPKAAWIGAKRSGENFAFTDGSEFNYKGWYFGEPDNVGGEEDCVEMNFKVMGRWNDVPCSKKNYFVCSKKSKGVWKQKQKLQKPKLSSKSC